A single genomic interval of Nostoc commune NIES-4072 harbors:
- a CDS encoding response regulator transcription factor: MAPAKILVVDDDPAVRNLIQRFLIKQNYQVEAAEDGKTALTLFEQFNPDLVILDVNLPDVTGFNLCQEMQSRNGVFVLMLTSRADEADKIRGFAKGADDYLTKPFGLGELEVRVGAILRRQRVITTAEQKRLVFEKLMIDPVRREVALNNQAVPLTALEFDLLHFLASHPGRVWRRAELIQEVWDYEYVGDQRVVDVHIGQIRKKIEIDASQPALIQTVRGVGYKFESPAHPQHLEAKS, from the coding sequence ATGGCTCCTGCCAAGATTCTTGTAGTTGACGACGACCCTGCGGTTCGGAATTTAATCCAACGCTTTCTGATTAAGCAGAACTATCAGGTGGAGGCTGCCGAAGATGGAAAGACAGCCTTAACTCTATTTGAGCAGTTTAACCCCGACTTGGTGATTCTAGATGTGAATCTACCAGATGTAACTGGGTTTAACCTCTGCCAAGAGATGCAAAGTCGTAATGGTGTGTTTGTTTTGATGTTGACTAGCCGTGCTGACGAAGCTGACAAAATTCGCGGCTTTGCTAAAGGTGCTGACGATTATCTCACCAAGCCTTTTGGGCTAGGAGAGTTAGAAGTCAGAGTCGGAGCTATTTTGAGGCGTCAACGAGTGATAACTACTGCCGAGCAAAAACGCTTGGTATTTGAAAAACTGATGATTGACCCAGTGCGGCGGGAGGTAGCGCTTAATAACCAAGCAGTACCTTTAACTGCTCTGGAATTTGATTTATTGCATTTTTTAGCCAGTCATCCAGGTCGAGTTTGGCGGCGTGCAGAGCTAATCCAAGAGGTATGGGACTATGAATATGTCGGCGACCAACGGGTTGTAGATGTCCATATCGGGCAAATTCGCAAGAAGATTGAAATTGATGCTAGTCAGCCAGCATTAATTCAAACTGTACGTGGCGTAGGGTATAAGTTTGAATCTCCTGCTCATCCCCAGCACTTGGAAGCTAAGTCTTGA
- a CDS encoding CPP1-like family protein, producing MSDQNPYEKLGVSEEASFDEIQDARNRLFEQYSSDAKHLEVIEAAYDAILMDRLRMRQEGKIKVPERIRFPELRVQSPPKESPAPREQSPAWLQRMLDKPSPADIFLPGAWFLGLSSISVFYPEGGDQVLQLALVVGVGTSIYFLNRKESKFGRAVLFTLVSLIIGLIVGGLVAGWLLPQIPFLNLSSNQFSTVLTFILLWLVSSFLR from the coding sequence ATGAGCGATCAAAATCCCTACGAAAAACTTGGGGTATCAGAAGAGGCTAGCTTCGATGAAATTCAGGATGCTCGTAATCGCCTATTCGAGCAATATAGTAGCGATGCCAAGCATTTAGAAGTAATTGAAGCTGCTTACGATGCGATTTTAATGGATCGCTTACGGATGCGCCAAGAAGGTAAAATTAAAGTCCCTGAGCGTATTCGGTTTCCAGAGTTGCGAGTGCAATCGCCTCCTAAAGAAAGCCCAGCCCCTCGTGAGCAGTCACCTGCATGGCTGCAACGGATGCTGGATAAGCCTTCACCTGCTGATATATTCTTACCAGGAGCTTGGTTTCTTGGTTTGAGTTCTATCAGTGTGTTTTACCCAGAGGGAGGCGATCAAGTTTTGCAGTTGGCATTGGTAGTTGGGGTAGGTACTAGTATTTACTTCCTCAATCGCAAGGAAAGCAAATTTGGCCGAGCAGTTTTGTTCACCCTGGTCAGTTTAATAATTGGCTTAATCGTTGGGGGACTAGTTGCTGGCTGGCTCTTACCACAAATACCATTCCTCAATTTATCATCGAATCAGTTCTCTACTGTACTAACGTTTATATTATTGTGGTTGGTTAGTAGCTTTCTCCGGTAA
- a CDS encoding HAD family hydrolase, with the protein MLRLITDFDGPIIDVSERYYRVYQFCLEKTRRPEQIVQELPKAEFWQLKRSRVPEKQIALNSGLDEAQAQEFAQLRRQTVHTEPYFDYDTLAPGAVDALLKIQQVGIDLAVMTMRRVRELDYAFKKHDLGRFFPENRCYCLSNDYVKTRDIEDKPLLMARALKELPPATDTWMVGDTEADITAAKNYGVKVMAVECGIRDRTQLELYHPDLIVKDFSAAVDLVLKPKQFV; encoded by the coding sequence ATGCTAAGACTTATTACTGACTTCGACGGCCCAATTATTGATGTTTCCGAACGGTACTACCGTGTTTATCAATTCTGTTTAGAGAAAACCCGTCGCCCAGAGCAAATAGTGCAAGAACTTCCGAAAGCGGAATTTTGGCAGTTAAAGCGATCGCGCGTTCCCGAAAAACAAATCGCCTTAAATTCAGGGTTAGACGAAGCCCAAGCCCAAGAATTTGCCCAGTTGCGGCGGCAAACTGTGCATACAGAACCCTACTTTGACTATGACACCCTCGCGCCTGGTGCTGTGGATGCACTGTTAAAAATTCAACAAGTTGGAATTGATTTAGCAGTGATGACCATGCGCCGAGTTCGGGAACTAGATTATGCCTTCAAAAAACACGATTTAGGAAGATTTTTCCCCGAAAACCGTTGTTATTGCTTGAGTAACGACTACGTTAAAACTCGTGATATTGAAGATAAGCCCTTATTAATGGCTAGGGCATTAAAAGAACTGCCCCCGGCTACTGATACCTGGATGGTGGGAGATACAGAAGCTGATATCACCGCAGCTAAAAATTATGGAGTTAAAGTGATGGCTGTGGAATGTGGCATCCGCGATCGCACCCAACTGGAACTTTACCACCCCGACTTAATCGTTAAGGATTTCAGCGCTGCTGTAGATTTAGTCTTAAAACCTAAACAATTTGTCTAG
- a CDS encoding GNAT family N-acetyltransferase, with protein MLRDSEKNVMGGLEGFIGLGWFHIATLWVAEEFRGYGYGKALLLEAEQEAVNRGCLNAYLFTYSFQAPKFYQHLGYEIFGELEDFPPGHCRYFLKKSLQKNL; from the coding sequence TTGCTTCGTGATTCAGAAAAAAATGTTATGGGCGGCTTGGAAGGTTTTATTGGCTTGGGATGGTTCCATATTGCTACTCTCTGGGTTGCAGAGGAGTTCAGAGGTTACGGATATGGAAAAGCACTTCTTTTGGAGGCAGAGCAAGAGGCTGTTAATCGTGGCTGCTTAAACGCATATCTTTTTACTTACAGCTTCCAAGCTCCCAAATTTTATCAGCACTTGGGGTATGAAATTTTTGGAGAGTTAGAAGATTTTCCTCCAGGTCATTGTCGATACTTTCTTAAAAAGAGTTTACAAAAAAACCTTTAA
- a CDS encoding IS630 family transposase (programmed frameshift) has protein sequence MGARLRIFLTREQDRTLLKLRTADVPQKVKDRAEIIRLNAHGWYVEKIAAHFNLTLQTVREVLHKWKSKGLEGLWELPGRGGKSKWGEEDIVFLEECLKKEPRTYNSLQLTQKLERDRNVKLSPDRLRRVLKKGVNWKRARKSHKGKQDPIARANKQADLDMLELSAAAREIDLKYLDESGFCVWSEPGYTYYFKGEQKRLEQTKRRGRRLSIIGFLQPIISFVYGLVIGGVNRKSYIQMMELEALEAQKAGRIRVIVQDNGPIHRCKEVQQLWKKWEYMGLYIFFLPKYCSEMNPIELEWQHLKKDELSGQIFDDELDLAYAVIDGVTARGEKGNYSTQRVKFNSSSYG, from the exons ATGGGCGCCCGTTTAAGGATATTCTTGACTCGTGAGCAAGACAGAACCTTGTTAAAGCTAAGAACTGCGGATGTACCACAGAAAGTAAAAGATCGAGCAGAAATAATTAGGCTAAACGCACATGGCTGGTATGTAGAAAAAATAGCTGCTCACTTTAATTTGACTTTACAAACGGTGAGAGAAGTTTTGCACAAATGGAAAAGCAAAGGTCTAGAAGGGCTTTGGGAACTACCCGGTCGAGGAGGAAAGTCAAAATGGGGAGAAGAGGACATAGTATTTTTGGAAGAATGCCTGAAAAAAGAACCACGTACATACAATAGTCTTCAACTTACGCAAAAATTAGAACGCGATCGCAATGTGAAACTGAGTCCCGACAGATTAAGACGGGTACTC AAAAAGGGGGTTAATTGGAAGCGAGCAAGGAAGAGTCACAAAGGGAAGCAAGACCCAATCGCACGAGCAAACAAGCAAGCAGACCTAGATATGTTGGAATTATCTGCTGCTGCCAGAGAAATAGACCTAAAATATTTGGATGAATCAGGGTTTTGTGTATGGAGCGAACCTGGTTATACCTACTACTTTAAGGGTGAACAAAAACGTTTAGAGCAAACAAAACGTCGTGGTCGTAGATTAAGTATTATTGGGTTTCTTCAACCAATAATCAGTTTTGTTTACGGTCTCGTCATTGGCGGTGTCAATCGCAAATCTTACATCCAGATGATGGAGCTAGAAGCCCTTGAAGCTCAAAAGGCTGGACGGATCAGAGTAATAGTACAAGACAACGGTCCTATACATAGATGCAAAGAAGTTCAGCAGTTATGGAAAAAGTGGGAATACATGGGTTTGTACATTTTCTTTTTACCAAAATACTGCTCTGAAATGAACCCAATCGAATTGGAGTGGCAGCACCTTAAAAAAGATGAGCTATCCGGGCAAATATTTGATGATGAGTTAGACCTTGCTTACGCTGTCATTGATGGTGTTACAGCTAGAGGAGAGAAAGGAAACTATAGTACGCAACGTGTAAAATTTAACTCTAGCTCCTATGGTTAA
- the hppD gene encoding 4-hydroxyphenylpyruvate dioxygenase, protein MKIDHVHFYVEDAKVWRDWFVHHLGFQVVADRSISFHTCTEVVRSGAVCFFLSSPLLPTSPVAEFLRQYPPGVADVAFAVEDVESAIALAQKHGATILQPTQERQVGTEFLKCGKIAAWGGLTHTLIERSLVFDKGQITNDNTFTAIDHIVLNVAVGELENAVAWYENILDFQPQQAFKIKTNRSALHSQVMVSHNGSVQLPINEPASKNSQIQEFLDVNRGPGIQHIALRTTNLVSAIAKFRASNLSLLSVPQSYYTQLKQRPGLPLSLLELEAIAQQEILVDWQEYTPLGGRNTPPLLLQIFTQPIFEQPTFFFEFIERRFQAQGFGEGNFRALFEAIESEQIKRGTLQ, encoded by the coding sequence ATGAAAATTGATCACGTTCATTTCTATGTAGAAGACGCCAAAGTATGGCGGGATTGGTTTGTCCACCATCTTGGTTTTCAAGTAGTAGCCGATCGCAGCATTTCATTTCACACTTGTACAGAAGTGGTAAGAAGTGGTGCTGTCTGCTTTTTTCTATCTTCACCACTGTTACCCACAAGTCCAGTAGCTGAGTTTCTGCGTCAATATCCACCTGGTGTAGCAGATGTTGCTTTTGCTGTCGAAGATGTAGAAAGCGCGATCGCACTAGCTCAAAAACATGGTGCTACAATCCTACAACCTACCCAGGAACGCCAAGTGGGTACGGAATTCCTCAAGTGTGGCAAAATTGCCGCCTGGGGTGGACTGACTCATACGTTAATAGAAAGGTCATTGGTTTTTGACAAAGGACAAATAACTAATGACAACACTTTTACCGCCATAGATCACATAGTGTTAAACGTGGCTGTTGGTGAATTAGAAAATGCTGTCGCTTGGTATGAAAATATCTTAGATTTTCAACCTCAGCAGGCTTTTAAAATTAAAACCAATCGTTCTGCTTTACACAGTCAAGTCATGGTTTCGCACAACGGTAGTGTCCAATTGCCAATTAATGAACCAGCTTCCAAAAATTCCCAAATTCAGGAATTTTTAGATGTCAATCGGGGGCCGGGTATTCAACATATTGCCTTGCGAACAACTAATCTTGTGAGTGCGATCGCTAAATTTCGTGCCAGTAATTTATCCTTACTCTCAGTTCCCCAAAGCTATTACACGCAACTAAAACAGCGTCCGGGATTGCCTCTATCACTTTTAGAACTGGAAGCGATCGCTCAACAGGAAATTTTGGTAGATTGGCAAGAATATACTCCTTTAGGGGGAAGAAATACGCCGCCCTTATTACTACAAATTTTTACTCAGCCAATATTTGAACAGCCGACATTTTTCTTTGAGTTTATAGAACGCCGTTTCCAAGCTCAAGGTTTTGGCGAAGGTAACTTTCGCGCCTTATTTGAAGCTATTGAAAGCGAACAAATCAAACGCGGTACGTTGCAATGA
- a CDS encoding SDR family oxidoreductase, with amino-acid sequence MQDKVVVIVGATGGIGSALTHKLAPTGVRLVLAARDAVRLTTLANDLPGQVLSVPTDITDPQQVDTLIEKAIAKFGQIDILVNAAGAGILKPYNSLEPADLDKMLDVNLKGSFYTTQAAAEEMQKRKSGHICNVVGILGKHSMGMAAAYSASKFGVVGFSKCMAEELKRFGIKFTLFYFGGVDSPFWDNVSLKVDRKKMLSPETAANAIFFALSAEPQAVPMEINIQPDSHLFF; translated from the coding sequence ATGCAGGATAAAGTCGTTGTTATTGTCGGTGCTACTGGTGGCATTGGTTCAGCTTTAACGCACAAACTTGCGCCTACCGGAGTGCGGCTGGTATTGGCTGCCAGAGATGCGGTTCGTTTAACAACACTGGCAAATGATTTACCAGGGCAAGTTTTGAGCGTTCCCACTGATATTACTGACCCGCAACAGGTAGATACTTTGATAGAAAAGGCGATCGCTAAGTTTGGTCAAATCGATATTTTAGTAAATGCGGCTGGTGCTGGTATACTCAAGCCCTACAACAGCCTGGAACCTGCTGATTTAGACAAGATGTTAGATGTCAACTTGAAAGGCAGCTTTTACACCACTCAAGCGGCCGCTGAAGAGATGCAAAAGCGCAAGTCTGGTCACATCTGTAATGTGGTTGGAATTCTAGGCAAGCATTCGATGGGAATGGCAGCAGCTTATTCTGCTTCTAAGTTTGGTGTTGTCGGTTTCAGCAAATGCATGGCAGAGGAACTCAAGCGTTTTGGTATCAAGTTCACGCTATTCTACTTTGGTGGGGTAGATTCTCCTTTCTGGGATAACGTCAGTCTAAAAGTAGACCGGAAAAAAATGCTCAGTCCTGAAACTGCTGCCAATGCTATTTTCTTTGCCCTTTCTGCCGAACCGCAAGCTGTGCCAATGGAAATTAACATTCAACCTGATAGTCATTTGTTTTTTTAA
- a CDS encoding IS1/IS1595 family N-terminal zinc-binding domain-containing protein: protein MKCPRCESTLYRKNGRRNDKQNYLCKNCGKQFLEPAFPRSLEGELLANSNGHTKVSITETTEDPLVKNLPEEKITEKSLSSFSLRLAEELLQTILSPDWLESATFNQFIQKIQQKTEIKHQLEIGISLLLLDAENLKLDINSELFLASVCKYPLQVKIAFANWRNPSTGKQDIELYNRGYQLVHVPGGKDSADAKMIALGACVLRSYPTVKEILVCSGDGILIHLCNELQNQGLIVYWVRRQGQNLQIENRNTGKLTHYSLSMATEIPSLEQVVDKIQDLIKTEQESINARLNSLVAVATLFQERCDINTKHHSKQPEIEEIIPVTDDSSAQFIQKPEKQDSAEISNGETLDKLLLKIIQDIQIKSPETRLSVSKLGSELQKITRKSPNSIIKELKLGSNFTKYLESSPTFTLKASGKEYQVIPLCE, encoded by the coding sequence ATGAAATGTCCTCGGTGCGAATCTACTTTATATCGAAAAAATGGTCGTCGGAATGACAAGCAGAATTACCTCTGCAAAAATTGTGGTAAACAATTTCTTGAGCCTGCATTCCCTCGTTCCTTAGAAGGTGAGTTGCTTGCTAATAGCAATGGACATACTAAAGTATCTATAACTGAAACTACAGAAGATCCTTTAGTAAAAAACTTGCCAGAAGAAAAAATCACAGAGAAGAGTCTTAGTTCTTTTAGTCTTAGATTAGCTGAAGAACTGCTGCAAACTATATTATCACCTGATTGGCTAGAATCTGCTACCTTCAACCAATTTATCCAAAAAATTCAACAAAAAACTGAAATTAAACATCAATTAGAAATAGGAATCTCACTTCTGCTTTTAGATGCAGAAAACTTAAAATTAGATATTAATTCAGAATTGTTTTTAGCTAGTGTCTGTAAGTATCCTCTCCAAGTTAAAATTGCATTTGCTAACTGGAGAAATCCAAGTACTGGTAAGCAAGATATTGAACTATACAATCGTGGCTATCAACTTGTCCATGTGCCTGGAGGTAAAGACAGTGCTGATGCAAAAATGATCGCACTTGGTGCTTGTGTCTTACGCTCTTATCCAACAGTTAAAGAAATCTTGGTCTGTTCTGGCGATGGAATTTTGATTCACCTCTGTAACGAACTTCAAAATCAAGGATTAATTGTTTACTGGGTACGTAGACAAGGACAAAATTTGCAAATAGAAAACCGGAATACTGGCAAATTAACTCATTATTCCTTATCAATGGCAACAGAAATTCCATCTTTGGAACAAGTGGTTGATAAAATTCAAGATTTAATCAAAACTGAACAGGAATCAATCAATGCCCGATTAAACAGTTTAGTGGCTGTTGCAACTTTATTTCAAGAAAGATGCGATATTAATACTAAACATCATTCAAAACAACCAGAAATTGAGGAAATAATTCCTGTTACAGATGATTCATCTGCACAATTTATTCAAAAACCAGAAAAACAAGATTCTGCGGAAATTTCTAATGGAGAAACATTAGATAAATTACTATTGAAAATTATTCAAGATATACAAATTAAATCTCCTGAGACTAGATTATCTGTGTCCAAGCTAGGTTCAGAGCTACAGAAAATAACCAGAAAATCTCCTAATTCAATTATTAAAGAATTAAAGTTAGGTTCCAATTTTACCAAATATCTAGAATCATCTCCCACATTTACATTAAAGGCGAGTGGCAAGGAATATCAGGTAATACCGCTATGTGAGTAA
- a CDS encoding phosphate ABC transporter ATP-binding protein, whose product MSKLIPAIRVKNFSLSYDAQKIVEGVSMDIYQNQVTAIIGSSGCGKSTFLKSLNRMSELEGDVKVEGKVEFFGQSIYERRVNINRLRRQVSMVFPKPNLFPMSVYDNVAYGVKLVGWHPKVELDGIVESAIKAAELWDEVKNKLHKSALELSGGQQQRLCIARALAVKPNVLLMDEPCSGLDPVGSMKVENLIHNLRSELTIVMVTHNMQQVTRLSDFTAFFYSNENRITQMVEFGTTNKIFTNPVDSRTRDYVFARVS is encoded by the coding sequence ATGAGTAAACTAATTCCAGCTATCAGAGTCAAAAACTTCAGCTTATCTTACGACGCTCAAAAGATAGTTGAAGGCGTGTCAATGGATATTTACCAAAACCAAGTCACGGCAATTATTGGTTCTAGTGGTTGTGGCAAGTCTACTTTTCTTAAATCGTTAAATCGCATGAGTGAATTAGAAGGAGATGTGAAAGTTGAAGGAAAAGTAGAGTTTTTTGGACAAAGTATTTATGAGCGTCGTGTCAACATCAATCGTTTACGTCGCCAAGTCAGTATGGTTTTTCCCAAGCCAAATCTTTTTCCCATGAGCGTTTACGATAATGTTGCTTATGGAGTGAAATTAGTTGGATGGCATCCGAAAGTAGAATTAGATGGAATCGTTGAATCTGCCATCAAAGCTGCTGAACTTTGGGATGAAGTGAAAAATAAGCTGCACAAATCTGCTTTAGAACTTTCTGGCGGTCAACAACAAAGACTATGTATTGCGCGTGCTTTAGCAGTTAAACCGAACGTTCTATTAATGGATGAACCTTGTTCAGGTCTTGATCCTGTCGGTAGTATGAAAGTTGAGAATTTGATCCATAACTTGCGTTCTGAGTTGACAATTGTGATGGTTACTCACAATATGCAGCAAGTTACTCGTCTATCTGATTTTACGGCTTTCTTTTATAGTAATGAAAATCGCATTACTCAAATGGTTGAATTTGGTACTACAAATAAAATCTTTACTAACCCCGTCGATTCTCGCACCCGTGACTATGTTTTCGCCCGCGTTAGTTGA